Proteins co-encoded in one Arachis hypogaea cultivar Tifrunner chromosome 11, arahy.Tifrunner.gnm2.J5K5, whole genome shotgun sequence genomic window:
- the LOC112719957 gene encoding nuclear intron maturase 1, mitochondrial — protein MSMRKFIKHLRSCHQSLPNTHSFSTLSTQTPKSHHHRVEDPHSLLKEDPIEICTSLWVKSFSSPNHYTFSNLTGFLSKFDLWVLAYQRSCAHSTGTFPPRNAIHSHHLQNLLSLRNAVVCGRFRWNDKAHQLLLAPNSLKPLSKRKLEKFMNSSEPCFQDRVVQEVLLMILEPVFESRFSQKSHAFRPGRSAHTVIRTIRSNFAGYLWFLKGDLSEILDTVDQNVVMVCLEKGTKDRKILGLIKSALKEHPLKCVSRNDEEKEELRKVKKRRATKKRILNENEPKPDPYWLRTFFGFAPEEAAKVPDYGYCGILSPLIANVCLNELDHMMEGMIVEFFRPCKFDSIWRYSIDDGCHNPAWPEFVPASGKEKTRKMDYIRYGGHFLIGIRGPREDAVEVRKKIIEFCESTFGLRLDNSKLEIEHISRGIQFLDHIICRRVIYPTLRYTGSGGNIVSEKGVGTLLSVTASLPQCIRQFRHLELVKGDKDPKPLPCTPMLYSGQAHTNSQMNKFLETMADWYRYADNRKKVVGFCAYVVRSSLAKLYAARYRLKSRAKVYGIASRNLSRPLRESTNNSAPEYSDLLRMGLVDVIEGVQFSHMSLIPSCDYTPFPRNWIPGHERVLHEYIKLENPKFFCELLRTVKQKGLILPQEEISQMVWDYKTLGVRYFHSNQDQEIKTDPKKITE, from the coding sequence ATGTCAATGCGGAAATTCATCAAACACCTTCGGTCATGCCACCAATCCCTGCCCAACACTCACTCCTTCTCCACTCTTTCCACCCAAACTCCAAAAAGCCACCACCACCGTGTCGAAGACCCTCACTCTTTGCTGAAAGAGGACCCAATTGAAATATGCACATCTTTGTGGGTCAAATCCTTCTCCTCCCCAAACCACTACACATTCTCCAACCTCACTGGTTTTCTCTCCAAATTTGATCTTTGGGTCCTTGCCTACCAGCGCTCTTGCGCCCACTCCACCGGCACCTTCCCTCCCCGCAATGCCATCCACTCCCACCACCTCCAAAACCTTCTCTCTCTCCGAAATGCTGTTGTTTGTGGTCGTTTTAGATGGAATGACAAGGCCCACCAGCTCCTCCTCGCTCCCAACTCCTTAAAACCCCTCTCAAAACGCAAGCTTGAAAAGTTTATGAACTCATCTGAGCCCTGTTTCCAGGACCGGGTGGTTCAGGAGGTTCTCTTGATGATCCTTGAGCCTGTTTTCGAGTCTAGGTTTTCACAGAAATCACATGCCTTTCGACCGGGAAGAAGCGCGCATACCGTGATTCGAACAATTAGGAGTAATTTTGCTGGATACTTGTGGTTTTTGAAGGGCGATTTGAGTGAGATTCTTGATACTGTGGATCAGAATGTGGTCATGGTGTGTCTTGAAAAAGGTACAAAGGATAGGAAAATCTTGGGTTTGATAAAATCTGCACTTAAAGAGCATCCTTTGAAGTGTGTGTCTAGGAATGATGAGGAGAAGGAAGAGTTAAGGAAGGTTAAGAAGAGGAGGGCTACTAAGAAGAGGATTCTCAATGAGAATGAGCCGAAGCCGGACCCGTATTGGTTGAGGACTTTCTTCGGTTTCGCGCCAGAGGAGGCTGCTAAGGTACCTGATTATGGTTATTGTGGGATTTTAAGTCCATTGATTGCTAATGTCTGCCTTAATGAATTGGATCACATGATGGAAGGGATGATTGTTGAGTTTTTTAGGCCTTGTAAGTTTGATTCAATATGGCGGTATTCAATTGATGATGGTTGTCATAACCCTGCATGGCCGGAGTTTGTTCCAGCCAGTGGAAAGGAGAAGACTAGGAAGATGGATTACATAAGATATGGGGGTCATTTCTTGATTGGAATCAGAGGGCCTAGGGAGGATGCAGTGGAAGTTAGGAAAAAAATTATTGAGTTTTGTGAGAGTACTTTCGGATTAAGGTTGGATAATTCGAAGCTAGAGATTGAGCATATTTCAAGGGGGATCCAGTTCTTGGATCATATAATATGCCGGAGGGTGATATACCCGACATTGCGTTACACTGGTTCTGGAGGTAACATTGTGAGTGAAAAGGGTGTTGGAACCTTGCTTTCGGTTACTGCTAGCTTGCCGCAATGCATTCGTCAATTTAGGCATCTAGAACTGGTGAAGGGTGACAAGGACCCGAAGCCACTTCCTTGTACTCCTATGTTGTATTCGGGTCAAGCTCATACGAACTCCCAAATGAATAAATTTCTCGAGACCATGGCTGATTGGTATAGGTATGCTGACAATCGCAAAAAAGTTGTTGGCTTTTGCGCTTATGTAGTTCGTAGTTCTTTGGCCAAATTGTATGCTGCTAGGTACAGGCTGAAGTCACGTGCCAAAGTGTATGGTATAGCATCGCGAAATCTTAGCCGTCCGCTGAGGGAGAGCACTAACAATTCTGCGCCTGAATATTCTGATCTTTTGAGGATGGGGCTGGTTGATGTAATTGAGGGTGTTCAGTTTTCACACATGTCGTTAATTCCATCCTGTGATTACACTCCATTCCCAAGGAACTGGATCCCAGGTCATGAGCGGGTGTTGCATGAGTACATAAAACTTGAAAATCCTAAGTTTTTCTGTGAATTGCTCAGAACTGTCAAGCAAAAAGGTTTAATTCTTCCTCAAGAAGAAATATCTCAAATGGTATGGGACTACAAAACTCTTGGGGTTCGTTATTTCCATTCCAATCAAGATCAAGAAATCAAAACTGATCCAAAGAAGATAACTGAGTAA